CTCCGCAGTCGTCTCTCGGCCGAGCGCGCGACGGCTGGCGGCATGATCGCGCCACACGATCCGGACCGCATCGTGGCCGTGCAGTGCGCCGAACCCGCCGTGCAGCAGGTCGTTCAGCGCGTCGAGGCTCGGGCCGAGCTGCCAATCCTCGTCGGCCATGAAGACCCGATCGAGCTCGTTGTACAACGACGCGATGTCGTGCACCGCCGCGCCCTCGATTGTGAAGGTCGTCATGGACTCATCATCGTCCTGGACAGTTCAGCCCTGGCCCGGCGCGCCCCACATCCCGCCACCCGGGGGCGTGGGGCAGACGGCGGACTCGGTGAGTGCCGCGATCTCCGCGCGTACCGCGACGCCGTCCTCGGTTTTCATGATCGTGTAGACGATTCCCTCTTGAGAGTCCGCTGCGGGAATGAAGCCGACGCTCGTTGAATCGATCGCCGGATCATCTGGCACAGACGGCCCCGCGGTCGAGATGAGATCCGCGGTGGGATTCTCCCTCAGCCAGTTGCCGGTGCCGGTGACCGTGGCATCCGGAATGGTCCAGAAGGCCTCGATCTGCTCGATTGGTCCACAGGGCCAGCCGGTGTAGGAGGAGAAGCCGGCGATGGTCTCATCGGACCTCACGGCACCCGACGGGAGGTTGGCGGCATTCAGCCACGCCTCTGCCTGCGCGCGTGCCGCCGCATCGGTGCCGGCGTCGTCGGGTTCGACGGCGGGCTGACTGTTCGCACCGGGCTCACTCGTGACGGAGGCGACCGGGGTCGCGCACCCCGCCAGTGCAAGGGCCAGCAGCGTGACACCGACGACCAGTCCTGAGCGCAGACGCATGCGCTCAACATACCGGGGACGTTCGTGCTCGACGATGACAGGGTAGGAGTGTTCCTCGACCCGGCGGAGTAGCAGAACGGGGCTAGGGAGTTCACGGAGAGAGCATGACGGTCGTGCTGGTGGAGGGCGAGAGCGACGCCGTCGCGGTCACGACGCTGGCCAGGCGGCTCGGGATGCCGGTGCCGCGCGTCCTGCCGGTGGGCGGCTCGAAGGGCGCTCGCCGTGCGGTTGAGCAGCTGGTAGGCGAGCAGCTGGTAGGGCTCGTCGACGCGGCAGAGCGCCGCGACTTCGAGCGCGTGCAAGCGCCGGTACGCGCGACTGCTGGCCGAGGCCGTTCCGCTGGACCGCATACCGCCTGCGCTCGGTGCACTACTGGCATCCCTCACCTGACTCGGGCTGCGCGGGGTTCAGACTGGTGCCATGGCTCACCATGAACACGACGCGCCGACATCCGTGTCAGGCGCCGAGCGGTTGCCGCGCCTCGGAGTGATCGGGCTCGGGCAGATGGGCCTGCCGATCACTGCGCACCTCGTGCGGGCCGGGTTCGCGACCGCGGTCTTCGACGTCGACCCCGAGCGTGTGCGGATGGCGGGGGAGGCCGGTGCGGTCGCGGCGCCGGACGCTCACGCGCTCGCCGCGGACGTCGACATCCTGATCACCGTCCTGCCCGGCGCGCCCGAGTTCGCGAGCGTGATGAGCGGGGCCGACGGGGCGATCGCACGGCTGCGTGCCGGTGCGGGGTGGCTCGACCTGACGAGCAACGATCCGCGGGTGGCCGAGCACGCGGCATCCGAATCCTCGTCTCGTGGCGTGTGGGCGGTCGGCGCTCCGATGGGCGGGGGAGTCGGCAGCGCCGAGACCGGGATGCTGGAGTTCTTCGTCGGTGGGGATGTCGCCGCCCGGGCGCGGTGTGAGCCGGTGCTCCAGGTGCTGGCGCGGCCCGGTGGCATCCGCGATGCGGGTCCTGCGGTCGCGAGCGGGTACACGGCGAAGCTGCTCATCAACCAGCTGTGGTTCACACAGGTCGCCGCTTATGCCGAGGCGGCGCTGCTCTGGCGTGCGCTCGGGAACGACCCCGCGTGGTTCGAAGACCTCGTGACAGGCTCCGCGGCCGACAGCACGTTCGTGCGCGATTATGCCGGGCGGCTTCGGGTGGGGGACTACGCGGCGTCGTTCGGGCTCGACCGCTGCATCGACGAGATCGACATCGTCAGCGACTTGGCCGATGATCGGCAGACACCGTTCGACGTGGGTCGGGTGATCCAGCGGCTGCATCACGACGCGCTTGACCGGTACGGAGCCGTCGACGGCGAGATGCTGGTGGCGAAGATGCTCGAGGAGCGTGCGGGCGGCTGAGTGGCCGGGCGATGACCCTTCAGGCCCCGTACATGCGCGTGGAGAAGTCGAGCGCTGGTGCGGCGGCGATGCCGACGATCGCGAGGACGATTGCTGCCCCCCACAGCGTGCGTACCCGCTTCGCGGCGGCGACCTCACCTCGCAGGATTCCGAATGCCGCTGGGCGAGTGCGCCTGCGGTTGGCCTGGACGCATTGATGACTCCACACAAAGAGAAAGCCCCGACTGTTACCACACAGCCGGGGCGAGACGAATGAGAAGTTCGCCTATCCCGACCAGCGTATCGCGCGCACCTGTGAAGTGGCCCGGCGTTCGCCTATCGGTGATCTCGATGCGGCATCCTGCCGACCGTCGATGGATGGGCGATCGCGCGGCAAATCCGTATTGTCCTCGGCATTTCGACCCGCAGCGCGTGTGCAGCAACGAGTAACGACTCAGTACGTCAGGCGCGTATACCTTGAGCACGGTCCGGGAGACGAACGCCGGACCGCTCTTGCAGTTGAAGTAAGACGGAATCGTCCCGCGCCGTGTCCAACAACGGCTGACGACGGATCGACAACGTTCGTCCCCATGCAGGCGTCTACGCCCCGCGGCCAGACTCACTACCGACGCAGTGCTGTTGTCAGTGCTTCGTCAGCTCCTGGGCCAGCATGACGAGGATGCCGCTGGGGCCGCGTAGGTAGGTGAGCTTGTAGACGTCGCGGTACGTGGCCACGCCGCGCAGGGGATAACAGCCGTGACGCGCAGCTACCTCGAGTGCCGCATCGATGTCGTCAACGGAGAACGCGACGCGGTGCATGCCGATCTCGTTGGGGAGAGTGGGCTCCGTTTCGATCGCGTCGGGGTGCAAGTACTCGAACAGCTCGAGCTGACCGGCGCCATCCGGAGTCGTGAGCACGGCGATCTTCGCGTGATTCCCGTCCAGACCGACAGCCATGTCAGCCCAGTCACCGCTGATCGTGTCGCGGCCGACCACCTCGAGGCCCAGATCGGTGAAGAATGCGATCGTCGCCTCGAGGTCGCGGACCGCGATCCCCACGTTCTCCAGCTTGATCGCCATGTTCCGGACAATACCGAGCGGTGTCGAGACCGACAAGGCGGCTCTGACCGCACGAATACGGATCGTGTGGCGGGCGCAGCGCTCGGGGGAGCGGCCATCCCGCGTCCGCCGGCTCCGGCGTACCGTGGGGCTCGCATCAGTCCGCTCCCGCCGACGGAGCAGACTCCGTCGGCGATCGGGAAGGAGTTCGCAATGGGGGAGTCATCGAGTGGAACGGATGTGATCTCGGCATCCACGTTCCATCAGCCTGAAGGAGTCTCGGACTGGCGGGTCACGGCCGCAGGGCGGGCACCCCTCGCAGGATGTCTCCGGACTGGCAGTCGAGCACACGGCAGATCGCGTCGAGCGTCGAGAACCAGACGGACTTCGCACGGCCGTTCTTCGGCATCCAGCCACCCGCTGCGAGTGCGCAGGCGGGCATTTAGGCTGTAACGATGCCCGAGAACTCCCCGCTGTCAGATGCTGCAGCGCTCGCTCGTCGCGTTGAGATCGTGGCGGTGCCGCACGACGATCCGCGGGCAGCGCTGCTGCGCGACGCGCTCGACGAGGAACTGAACGTGCGCTACCTCAGCGCCGAGCCCGAGTCGCCCGCCGTCTCGGCCGCGCGCGCCGACGCGTTGCGCGTGCACTCCGATCAGCTCGTCGCGACGCTGCTCGCCGTCACCGACGACGGCCACGCCGTCGGCCACGTGATTCTGCGCCGCCTCGGTGCCGAGTGGGAACTCAAACGGCTGATCGTCGCGGTCGAAGCTCGCGGCACCGGCGCTGGGCGCCGGCTCGTGCAGGCCGTGATCGACAGTGCCCGCGCGGACGGCGCCACACGCATCATCCTGCAGACGGGTCCGGCACAACCCGAGTCGGTCGCGCTCTACCGCTCGTTCGGGTTCACGCCGATCGCGGTGTACGAGCCATACGTGGCGACGATGCCGGACTCGCTCTGCTTCGCTCTCGCGCTCTGAGCACGGTTCCTCTGGACGCTGCGGGATCGTTGCCGGGCAATGGTGAAGCTGACATCGGCGCCCGGCGGCCCTCGCTGGTCCGGCGCGGAGTTATGTTGTTCGCATGAGTGGCGCGGTGCAAGTGAGCGTGACTCTGGGAAGCCAGTTCGCTCGGGACCTTCCGGAGTTGGCCGTCGCGTGGCAGGCGCAAGAGTCTCTCGAGCCGCGCCTGATGATTCTGAACGAGCCTTTGGCGGCGGAGCTGGGGTGGAGCCCGGCCTACTTGCGAACCGGCGACGGTGTGCGGCTTCTCATCGGCAACCTGATTCCTGACGGAGCGGCAC
This DNA window, taken from Microbacterium invictum, encodes the following:
- a CDS encoding VOC family protein translates to MAIKLENVGIAVRDLEATIAFFTDLGLEVVGRDTISGDWADMAVGLDGNHAKIAVLTTPDGAGQLELFEYLHPDAIETEPTLPNEIGMHRVAFSVDDIDAALEVAARHGCYPLRGVATYRDVYKLTYLRGPSGILVMLAQELTKH
- a CDS encoding barstar family protein, translated to MTTFTIEGAAVHDIASLYNELDRVFMADEDWQLGPSLDALNDLLHGGFGALHGHDAVRIVWRDHAASRRALGRETTAEYYREKLRHPETFSAERFEPLLDAVEAGTGSTYFDIVLEVFADHPEIELVLA
- a CDS encoding helix-turn-helix domain-containing protein, whose translation is MPKNGRAKSVWFSTLDAICRVLDCQSGDILRGVPALRP
- a CDS encoding GNAT family N-acetyltransferase: MPENSPLSDAAALARRVEIVAVPHDDPRAALLRDALDEELNVRYLSAEPESPAVSAARADALRVHSDQLVATLLAVTDDGHAVGHVILRRLGAEWELKRLIVAVEARGTGAGRRLVQAVIDSARADGATRIILQTGPAQPESVALYRSFGFTPIAVYEPYVATMPDSLCFALAL
- a CDS encoding NAD(P)-dependent oxidoreductase, with translation MAHHEHDAPTSVSGAERLPRLGVIGLGQMGLPITAHLVRAGFATAVFDVDPERVRMAGEAGAVAAPDAHALAADVDILITVLPGAPEFASVMSGADGAIARLRAGAGWLDLTSNDPRVAEHAASESSSRGVWAVGAPMGGGVGSAETGMLEFFVGGDVAARARCEPVLQVLARPGGIRDAGPAVASGYTAKLLINQLWFTQVAAYAEAALLWRALGNDPAWFEDLVTGSAADSTFVRDYAGRLRVGDYAASFGLDRCIDEIDIVSDLADDRQTPFDVGRVIQRLHHDALDRYGAVDGEMLVAKMLEERAGG